The uncultured Subdoligranulum sp. genomic sequence ACGGAAGCCGCGATCAGGTCTTCCAGCATCTCGATATCCTCGGGATCCACGGCCTCCGGCTTGATCTTGACGGCAGTAATCTCATGCTTGCCGGTCATAGTCACCGTAACCATCTCTCCGCTGGCAGTTCCGGTGTACTCCTTGGCCTCCAGTTCCTCCTGCTTTGCACGGATCGTATCCTGCATCTTCTGGACCTGACGCATCATCGCATTAGGATCGGGGCGGCCATAGCCTTTGGGCAGTCTTGCTTTCATAGGAATTTCCTCCAATTTTATTTGTCTTCAATCTGAACATCCACACCGAGTGCCTGCATGTTCTGCAGCGTCTGGTCAAGAGACATCTGTGGACCTACATGGTCCTCTGTCTTTGGCGCTTCATAGGGGCCGATGCTGCAGCGGATCTTGGTCACCCGGTAGATGGTCTCCTTCAGCTTTTTGCTCACTTCGCGGTTGTTGCGAATATAGTCGCGGAAAGCATCGCTGCACTCAAACAGCACATGCTTGCCGTCGTAGTAAGCCCTGGTCCCGCGCAGGAAAGAAATCATCATCCCGTCGGTTTCCTCCAGATCCGCCAAAACCAACGCCCATTGCGGGAAAGGTTCCAGCGGTCCTACCTCCTGCTTGGGAGCCGCACGGCGCACCGGTTTGGGGGCAGGCTGCGGTGCGGGCGCCTGTGTCACAGCTGCCGGGCGCAGTTCCGGTTGCAAAAAATCCGGTTCTTCCTCGGGCGGCGGAAGCTCTTCCGGCGGTTCCTGTGCCACAGCCGGGACGGTGGGCGGCGGCGCTGCAGGTTTGGTATTCTGTACCGGTGGCGCCGACACAAACGGGACGGCAGCCGCCGAAGCGAAAGGCTGCGGTGCCGCGGAAGGCTGTGCCGCTTGCTGTACGGGTGCAGCCTGCACCGCCTGCACAGTCTGCGGCTGCGTCAGAGAAAATACCGCCAGTTCCAGTTCGATGCGCTGGTCGGTGCCGCGGCTCATTTTTTCCAGCGCCTGACCGAATGCATTGATGGCACGGATGGCTTCCGTTTGCGGGAAGTCCTTGCGCTGTGAATACGCCGCTTCCTCTTCCGGCGAGGTACCTGTCAGCAGCCCTGTGCCCCCCGGCAGCGCGCACAGCATCAGGTTGCGGTAATGTCCCGCCAGTTCCATGCAAAGGCGGCGCATATCCACGCTCTGCTGGCGCAGTTCCGCAATTTTTTCCAGCGCTGCAACGGCATCTTTGGCCGCGATGGCATCGCTGATTTCAAACAGATAGCTGCGATCTGTCACGCCCGCCATCCGGCGCACCAGCGCTTCATCCACGTGGTTATCCACGCCTGCGCAGGTGTCGAGAATCGAAAGTGCATCACGCATGGCACCGTCGGCCAGACGCCCGATGAGCTGCGCTGCCCCCGGCTCCAGCTCGATTTTCTCCTGCTGCGCCACGTAGGTCAGCCGTCCCGCGATGTCCTGCGCCGTGATACGGGCAAAATCATACCGCTGGCATCGGCTGAGGATCGTCACCGGGACCTTCTGCACCTCGGTGGTCGCCAGAATGAAGATGACATGCTCCGGCGGCTCTTCCATGGTTTTCAGCAGCGCATTGAACGCCTGCGTGGAAAGCATGTGCACCTCGTCGATAATGTATACCTTGTACCGGCACACAGAGGGCAGATACGCCACCTCGTCCCGCAGATCCCGGATATCATCCACGCCGTTGTTGGAGGCAGCATCCATCTCGATGATGTCCATGATGGCGCCGCTGTCAATGCCCTTGCAGATCTCACATTCGCAGCAGGGATCCGGGCTGGTATGGTCAAGGCAGTTGACCGCTTTGGCAAAGATTTTTGCGCAGGTGGTCTTGCCGGTACCACGGGTTCCCGTAAAAAGGTAGGCATGTCCGATGCGTCCCGCCGCAATCTGGTTCTGCAATGCGGTGACAATGGGAGTCTGCCCCACCACATCGGCAAAGCGCTGCGGACGCCATTTGCGATACAGTGCTCGATACATCGGCACACCTCCCCGTAAAATCAGAAAAAGCGGGCAGAGCACGCGGCTGCGCCGCTTTGCGTACAGATGCAGGCTTGCCGCAGCACTGGACGAGCACCGCTTAATGCTGCTCGGTTCCCCGCCTGACATGGTTCACAGGACGCCCACGCACGGGGCCCGCATCTGTACGCAAAACAGCGCAATACAGCCCTGTCCGCAGAAGCTATTATACAATATCGGCCGCATAAATGCAAGAGGCCGATGCAGCAGATTT encodes the following:
- a CDS encoding YbaB/EbfC family nucleoid-associated protein gives rise to the protein MKARLPKGYGRPDPNAMMRQVQKMQDTIRAKQEELEAKEYTGTASGEMVTVTMTGKHEITAVKIKPEAVDPEDIEMLEDLIAASVNSAVAAVDKDSEEEMGKLTGGMNIPGLG
- the dnaX gene encoding DNA polymerase III subunit gamma/tau; this translates as MYRALYRKWRPQRFADVVGQTPIVTALQNQIAAGRIGHAYLFTGTRGTGKTTCAKIFAKAVNCLDHTSPDPCCECEICKGIDSGAIMDIIEMDAASNNGVDDIRDLRDEVAYLPSVCRYKVYIIDEVHMLSTQAFNALLKTMEEPPEHVIFILATTEVQKVPVTILSRCQRYDFARITAQDIAGRLTYVAQQEKIELEPGAAQLIGRLADGAMRDALSILDTCAGVDNHVDEALVRRMAGVTDRSYLFEISDAIAAKDAVAALEKIAELRQQSVDMRRLCMELAGHYRNLMLCALPGGTGLLTGTSPEEEAAYSQRKDFPQTEAIRAINAFGQALEKMSRGTDQRIELELAVFSLTQPQTVQAVQAAPVQQAAQPSAAPQPFASAAAVPFVSAPPVQNTKPAAPPPTVPAVAQEPPEELPPPEEEPDFLQPELRPAAVTQAPAPQPAPKPVRRAAPKQEVGPLEPFPQWALVLADLEETDGMMISFLRGTRAYYDGKHVLFECSDAFRDYIRNNREVSKKLKETIYRVTKIRCSIGPYEAPKTEDHVGPQMSLDQTLQNMQALGVDVQIEDK